The following coding sequences are from one Devosia yakushimensis window:
- a CDS encoding AAA family ATPase — protein MHTFPSLESLGQRIVIMGPTNAGKSTLAVAIARKLGVSAIHLDQFRHLPDTDWQVRPDAEFHALHDAAILEDGWVMEGNYSVLMPQRFARATGVIVIDDHYLRRFARYFRRTLFEKQRAGNLPGNRDSLKWEMVRWIWKTRRSVSRYHGFAQATGLPQVFCPSLSEVQALGRSWNL, from the coding sequence ATGCATACCTTTCCATCGCTGGAATCCCTCGGCCAACGCATCGTCATCATGGGGCCGACCAATGCCGGCAAGTCGACTTTGGCCGTCGCAATCGCCCGCAAACTGGGCGTTTCCGCCATTCACCTCGACCAATTCCGCCACCTGCCCGATACCGACTGGCAGGTGCGGCCCGATGCCGAGTTCCATGCCCTGCACGACGCAGCGATCCTGGAGGACGGCTGGGTCATGGAGGGCAATTATTCCGTCCTCATGCCACAGCGTTTTGCCCGGGCCACGGGGGTAATCGTCATCGACGATCACTATCTCCGCCGGTTTGCCCGCTATTTCCGGCGAACCCTGTTTGAAAAGCAGCGGGCCGGCAATCTGCCGGGCAATCGGGACAGCCTCAAATGGGAGATGGTGCGGTGGATCTGGAAGACCCGGCGCAGTGTTTCGCGCTATCATGGCTTCGCCCAGGCCACGGGTTTGCCGCAGGTATTCTGCC